Genomic window (Methanofollis sp.):
GGTGATGCCGTCCTCCTCCTCGAAAACACCGCGGGGACGAAGAACAGTCTTGGCGGTACTTTCGAGGAGATCAGGTTGATCCTGGAGGCCCTCCCTGAAGAGAGGGCCGCCGTCTGCTTCGACACCTGCCATGCCTTTGCCGCGGGCTATGACCTGCGGGAGGAGACTGTCGTCGGGGAGACCCTCGACGCCTTCGACGACGCGATCGGGCTCGACCGCCTGCGCGTCGTCCACTGCAACGACTGCAAGGGCGGTCTCGGCTCGCACCTCGACCGCCACGAGCATATCGGCCTCGGGGCAATCGGGGAGGGAGGTTTCCGGGCCTTCTTTGCGGTCCCGGCGGTCCGGCGTCTGCCCCTGATCTGCGAGACCCCGGTGGACGATCGGCGGGACGATGTTGGGAACATCGAGAAGGTCAGGGAACTCGCCGGCGAGTAGGGGCGGTCCGGCCCCCTGCTTTTCTGGCTGAACTGTGCAAATGCTGAAAAAGGGGGTTCTGTAGAAATCTTCATTCTCAGATCGATCTCGCCTCAGAATGATCGGCCCTTTGCCTTCCAGACCCTATCTTCATCCCGGGGGCTCCGGGGGCAGCG
Coding sequences:
- a CDS encoding deoxyribonuclease IV, with protein sequence MLRVGCHVSIAGSLADAVGRAGERGCTTFQIFSRNPRGWMFRPLTDGDAAAFRSRLEASGIGPAVVHMPYLPNLASPKEEVYQKSVQTLAAELRRCDHLGVPFLVMHLGSHLGTGIEGGRRRLIDGVLHAFDEAEGDAVLLLENTAGTKNSLGGTFEEIRLILEALPEERAAVCFDTCHAFAAGYDLREETVVGETLDAFDDAIGLDRLRVVHCNDCKGGLGSHLDRHEHIGLGAIGEGGFRAFFAVPAVRRLPLICETPVDDRRDDVGNIEKVRELAGE